Proteins encoded together in one Otariodibacter oris window:
- the rplR gene encoding 50S ribosomal protein L18 translates to MDKKVARIRRASRARHLMREQGATRLVVHRTPRHIYAQVIAPNGSEVLVAASTVEKVIKEQVKYTGNKDAAAVVGKLVAERALAKGIEAVAFDRSGFKYHGRVQSLADAAREAGLQF, encoded by the coding sequence ATGGATAAGAAAGTAGCTCGTATCCGTCGTGCAAGCCGTGCACGTCATTTAATGAGAGAGCAAGGTGCAACCCGTTTGGTTGTGCATCGCACACCTCGTCATATTTATGCGCAGGTTATTGCACCTAATGGCTCAGAAGTACTAGTAGCAGCTTCAACTGTTGAAAAAGTAATTAAAGAGCAAGTTAAATATACTGGTAATAAAGATGCAGCAGCAGTAGTTGGTAAATTAGTTGCTGAGCGTGCTTTAGCTAAAGGTATTGAAGCGGTTGCATTTGATCGTTCTGGTTTTAAATACCATGGTCGAGTTCAATCATTGGCAGATGCTGCTCGTGAAGCTGGTCTTCAGTTCTAA